Proteins found in one Vallitalea guaymasensis genomic segment:
- a CDS encoding ribbon-helix-helix protein, CopG family, with translation MSEKKIGRPTDNPKNISVRIRMDKTTVEKLDKCCEIEKLNRSEMIRESIHRAYDSLEDK, from the coding sequence TTGTCTGAGAAAAAAATAGGTCGTCCTACGGATAACCCTAAGAATATTTCAGTACGGATTAGAATGGATAAGACTACAGTTGAAAAACTTGATAAATGTTGTGAGATAGAAAAACTTAACCGTTCAGAAATGATTCGTGAGAGTATTCATAGAGCCTACGATAGCCTAGAGGATAAATAA
- a CDS encoding SMP-30/gluconolactonase/LRE family protein: MQDLLKAKSGLICEAKLNCKLAEGCIWDKKNKIVYFVDIEFRFLYIFDPVHKTISKIPTESYISDVVLDADNNPICAVKDTIYNLDLKNTKFTQLIKIDSMEGLRFNDGKCDKYGNLWIGTMKIEQDEDALCAGALYCINENKVVAKYDDFTIPNGLAWNNDGSIFYHIDTVTRKIDAYDVVDKINLGNKRTVFTFEDEKGSPDGMCIDAQGRLWVAMWGGYSVNCVDPKTSEIIYTIQVPDKNVTCCAFGGEELDTLYITTARSEEGDGGNLYSIKLNTKGVESYRYGK, translated from the coding sequence GTGCAAGATTTGTTAAAAGCTAAATCTGGACTAATCTGTGAGGCAAAATTAAATTGTAAGCTTGCAGAAGGCTGTATATGGGATAAAAAGAATAAAATAGTTTATTTCGTAGATATCGAGTTCCGTTTTTTGTACATATTTGACCCTGTACATAAAACAATATCAAAAATACCTACAGAAAGCTATATTAGTGATGTTGTACTTGATGCAGATAATAATCCAATCTGCGCTGTCAAGGACACAATCTATAATCTAGACCTAAAAAACACTAAATTCACACAACTAATAAAAATAGACTCTATGGAAGGGCTACGATTCAATGATGGTAAATGTGATAAATACGGTAATCTATGGATTGGCACAATGAAAATAGAGCAAGATGAAGATGCTCTCTGTGCAGGTGCCTTATACTGTATAAATGAAAACAAAGTTGTTGCCAAATACGATGATTTCACTATTCCTAACGGATTAGCATGGAACAACGATGGCTCAATATTTTATCATATTGACACAGTTACTAGAAAAATCGACGCTTATGATGTAGTAGATAAAATAAATCTAGGGAACAAAAGAACTGTCTTCACCTTTGAAGATGAAAAAGGATCACCTGACGGCATGTGCATTGATGCCCAAGGAAGACTCTGGGTAGCCATGTGGGGTGGATACTCCGTAAACTGCGTTGATCCTAAGACCAGCGAAATAATATATACCATCCAAGTTCCAGACAAAAATGTAACCTGTTGTGCATTTGGTGGAGAAGAACTTGATACGCTATATATTACTACAGCAAGAAGCGAAGAAGGCGACGGCGGAAATCTATATTCCATAAAACTTAATACAAAAGGAGTTGAATCATATAGATATGGGAAATAA
- a CDS encoding SDR family NAD(P)-dependent oxidoreductase has translation MGNKKVALITGATRGIGKQIALSMAEEGYNIIVNYRSQKEAADEICEFARNLGVETDSVYADLSKMSDIKAMFDKVYELYPVIDILVNNAGISSEMYFLDATEEMFDQMTSIDWKGLFFCSQLAAKRMVETNHKGVIINISSNQVDGCWPRATIYGPTKAAVTKFTKNAAMELSHHGIRMVSVAPGYTDVGWDEGDIRYEAMKKLPLRRFASTEEIAQAVIYLASEKADYITGTTLTIDGGATLPVVAANDF, from the coding sequence ATGGGAAATAAAAAAGTAGCTTTGATTACTGGAGCAACAAGAGGAATAGGAAAGCAGATAGCCCTTTCCATGGCTGAAGAAGGTTACAATATAATCGTCAACTATAGAAGTCAGAAAGAAGCAGCAGATGAAATATGTGAATTCGCAAGGAATCTAGGAGTTGAAACTGATTCAGTATATGCGGATTTATCTAAGATGTCAGATATCAAAGCTATGTTTGACAAGGTATATGAGCTCTATCCTGTAATTGATATTCTAGTAAACAATGCAGGGATAAGTAGTGAAATGTACTTTTTGGACGCTACTGAAGAAATGTTTGACCAGATGACATCAATTGATTGGAAAGGCTTATTCTTCTGTAGTCAGTTAGCTGCTAAAAGAATGGTAGAAACCAATCATAAGGGAGTAATAATAAATATTTCCTCTAATCAGGTTGACGGTTGCTGGCCTAGAGCTACAATCTACGGACCAACAAAAGCGGCAGTAACTAAATTCACTAAAAATGCAGCTATGGAACTTTCACATCATGGTATCAGAATGGTTTCAGTTGCACCTGGATATACTGATGTTGGCTGGGATGAAGGAGATATAAGGTATGAGGCTATGAAGAAGCTTCCATTGAGAAGATTTGCTTCAACAGAAGAAATTGCACAAGCTGTAATATACTTGGCTTCTGAAAAAGCAGATTACATAACAGGAACAACCTTAACTATTGATGGTGGAGCCACTTTACCAGTTGTTGCGGCAAATGACTTTTAG
- the ilvD gene encoding dihydroxy-acid dehydratase — translation MDNSYYNPLLEGDNGALKRALYKAMGFTDSALQKPLIGIVNTYTNATPGHYNINEMCEHVQKGIEAAGGTAMTFGTIAPCDGIAEGHEGMRYILPSRDIISSSVECMVRAHRFDGLVLLGSCDKIVPGLLMAAGRLDIPAIFCNGGPMFPASYKGKHYDGNIVTEAIGWKQRKLISEEEFKMIENLAEPCVGSCAMLGTANTMGCMAEAMGMSLPGCATVPAVMSERMQFAYKTGEAILELVKKGITARRIITKESIANAIMVLTAIGGSTNGIMHLQAIYKEAGLGWLPLEVFDEYSRKIPQIASIYPASPYDMVDFYEAGGVPAVLKELEDNLYDCMTVSGKTIKENLKRYEHSNRREVVSSIDEPFASSGGVAILTGNIAPSGAVVKPAAIPENLMSFTGRAKVFVGEEEACKCILSGDVQEGTVVVLAYEGPKGGPGMPEMYRPMKCLEGMNLSSTCALITDGRFSGSNRGCFVGHISPEAYEGGVLGLVKDGDLIEIDIDSRKIELLVDDEELEKRRISWVKREKDIKDGYLNTYKRISKSAAQGAVVE, via the coding sequence ATGGACAACAGTTATTATAATCCTTTGTTAGAAGGAGATAATGGAGCTTTGAAAAGAGCGTTGTATAAAGCAATGGGTTTTACTGATAGTGCTTTACAAAAACCTCTTATTGGTATAGTTAACACCTATACTAATGCAACACCTGGACACTATAACATAAATGAGATGTGCGAGCATGTGCAAAAAGGAATAGAGGCTGCTGGTGGTACAGCAATGACATTTGGAACAATAGCTCCATGTGATGGAATTGCAGAAGGTCATGAAGGAATGAGATATATTCTTCCTTCTAGGGATATAATCTCATCATCAGTTGAATGTATGGTAAGAGCTCACCGTTTTGACGGATTGGTACTTCTAGGTTCATGCGATAAAATCGTACCAGGGTTGCTTATGGCAGCTGGAAGATTAGATATTCCTGCAATATTTTGTAATGGAGGTCCTATGTTTCCAGCATCCTATAAAGGTAAACATTATGATGGAAATATAGTCACTGAGGCTATAGGATGGAAGCAGAGGAAGTTGATATCAGAAGAAGAATTCAAGATGATAGAGAATCTGGCAGAGCCTTGTGTAGGTTCATGTGCAATGTTGGGAACAGCAAATACAATGGGTTGTATGGCTGAAGCTATGGGAATGAGTTTACCTGGATGCGCAACAGTTCCAGCGGTCATGTCAGAAAGAATGCAGTTTGCATATAAAACAGGTGAAGCCATCTTGGAGCTTGTCAAAAAAGGTATAACAGCGAGGCGTATAATAACCAAAGAATCTATCGCTAATGCTATCATGGTTTTAACTGCTATTGGCGGTTCTACTAATGGTATCATGCACTTGCAGGCAATATATAAGGAAGCAGGACTGGGTTGGTTGCCATTAGAAGTATTTGATGAATACAGTAGAAAAATCCCACAGATAGCATCTATATATCCTGCTTCACCGTATGATATGGTAGATTTCTATGAAGCTGGCGGTGTACCAGCAGTTTTAAAGGAATTAGAAGATAACCTATACGATTGTATGACAGTAAGCGGAAAGACCATTAAAGAGAACTTGAAGAGATATGAACATTCCAATAGAAGAGAGGTAGTTAGCTCTATAGATGAACCTTTTGCATCATCAGGTGGTGTCGCAATATTAACAGGTAATATAGCTCCATCAGGTGCTGTAGTTAAGCCTGCGGCAATTCCAGAAAACTTGATGAGTTTTACAGGTAGAGCAAAAGTCTTTGTTGGTGAAGAAGAAGCTTGTAAGTGCATACTAAGTGGTGATGTACAAGAGGGTACAGTTGTTGTTCTAGCCTACGAAGGACCTAAGGGAGGTCCAGGTATGCCTGAGATGTACCGACCTATGAAGTGTCTTGAAGGAATGAATCTATCTTCTACATGTGCCCTTATTACAGATGGAAGGTTTTCAGGTTCCAATAGGGGATGTTTTGTTGGACATATCTCTCCAGAAGCATATGAAGGTGGCGTTCTTGGACTTGTAAAAGATGGAGACCTGATTGAGATTGATATAGATTCAAGAAAAATAGAGCTTCTTGTTGATGATGAAGAACTTGAAAAACGCCGTATATCTTGGGTGAAAAGAGAAAAAGATATTAAGGATGGATACCTAAATACATATAAAAGAATCAGTAAATCCGCTGCACAAGGCGCAGTTGTGGAATAG